A part of Oncorhynchus kisutch isolate 150728-3 linkage group LG2, Okis_V2, whole genome shotgun sequence genomic DNA contains:
- the LOC109869763 gene encoding uncharacterized protein LOC109869763 translates to METLLSWDLVSLVIMLFLVSTESAGDSTKYLKNKSASLGEIVTLVCNNSETNASYIWKKDTVLIFSHSDTLNKSEKKFTSDRMSVDHSTKLTIFNVELNDTGSYSCQITDVQSGVRTMEWNLTITNNLTDHAEYNLRRLLLFIIPSAIGGGVLCINICCMVWLCRKRKQEQTSHCDKRKEESNAQSDGHIARREQHRWSQYFERLNSVYGL, encoded by the exons ATGGAAACTCTCCTGTCCTGGGACCTGGTGTCTTTGGTCATCATGCTGTTCCTTGTCTCTACAG AGTCAGCAGGTGACTCAACAAAATATCTGAAAAACAAATCAGCTTCTTTGGGAGAAATTGTTACTTTGGTTTGCAATAACTCAGAGACGAATGCATCATATATCTGGAAGAAGGACACAGTTCTTATTTTCTCTCATAGTGACACACTGAATAAATCTGAAAAAAAATTCACCTCTGACAGGATGAGTGTTGATCATTCTACAAAGCTGACTATCTTTAATGTAGAGTTAAATGACACCGGGAGCTACAGCTGTCAAATAACAGATGTTCAAAGTGGTGTACGGACAATGGAGTGGAATTTGACCATCACTAATAACCTCACAG ATCATGCTGAATATAACCTACGGAGGTTATTGCTCTTCATAATTCCATCTGCTATTGGAGGAGGGGTTCTCTGCATTAACATCTGTTGTATGGTCTGGCTGTGTAG GAAACGAAAACAAGAACAGACAAGTCATTGTGATAAGCGCAAAGAG GAGAGCAATGCCCAGTCTGATGGTCACATTGCCAGAAGAGAACAACACCGGTGGAGTCAGTACTTCGAAAGACTCAACTCAGTCTATGGACTGTAG